From Candidatus Ozemobacteraceae bacterium, a single genomic window includes:
- a CDS encoding EVE domain-containing protein, protein MNYWIIALPRPDMEHCIKIGTFGKDRKIAIGKVKAGDKIACYVTGECRFIALGEATSDYYMDDSRIFKADGIFPDRFDFKAKLLGKNREADIKEMVDDLRFITNKLYWSVFFRAGIKQIPANDWEYIVNRMNNGTNLKTTTR, encoded by the coding sequence ATGAACTACTGGATTATCGCTCTCCCACGGCCGGATATGGAGCATTGCATCAAGATCGGCACGTTCGGGAAGGATCGGAAAATCGCCATCGGGAAGGTGAAAGCCGGAGATAAAATCGCCTGCTATGTGACGGGCGAATGTCGGTTCATCGCCCTGGGCGAGGCGACCAGCGATTATTACATGGACGACAGCCGCATTTTCAAAGCCGACGGCATCTTCCCGGATCGGTTCGATTTCAAGGCAAAACTTCTCGGAAAGAACCGCGAGGCCGACATCAAGGAAATGGTCGACGATCTCCGGTTCATCACGAACAAACTCTACTGGTCCGTCTTTTTCCGCGCCGGCATCAAGCAGATTCCCGCCAACGACTGGGAATATATCGTAAATCGTATGAACAATGGAACAAACTTAAAAACGACAACCCGTTGA
- the nadS gene encoding NadS family protein, whose protein sequence is MKKELFGRLVTSIKQAGKINRGEEAPSRRFDVTPLDIKKLREDLHKSQPEFAAMIGVSVATLRNWEQGRRHPIGPARALLKVVSANPKAVLKALAA, encoded by the coding sequence ATGAAAAAGGAACTGTTCGGCCGGCTGGTGACGAGCATCAAGCAGGCCGGGAAGATCAACCGCGGCGAAGAGGCTCCAAGCCGGCGTTTCGACGTCACTCCCCTCGACATCAAGAAGCTTCGCGAGGACCTTCATAAATCTCAGCCTGAATTCGCCGCGATGATCGGCGTGAGTGTCGCCACCCTCCGAAACTGGGAGCAGGGGCGGCGCCATCCCATTGGGCCGGCACGGGCACTTCTGAAGGTCGTTTCTGCGAACCCGAAGGCGGTTTTGAAAGCCCTGGCTGCCTGA